From the Nerophis lumbriciformis linkage group LG05, RoL_Nlum_v2.1, whole genome shotgun sequence genome, the window gtacacagagagcgcacagaccgagacggcgcgcgcgcagaaaggcaccgcgcgcgcacaaaaagaccacacgcgcgcgcaaaagggtgtcgcgcgcgcacgaagtggagaatcagcgcgcgataacagtttttatgcgctcggatttttggcactaatgtgacgccatatctttcctctcagattcagacaggactgagcaggtgatcagaggaccactgtctattaaggagaacttttcattccccaaacggcatgatggccgaagttttcattatcattatacctacagacagctagtcaatggggaaaaagtcaagcgtagctggctgacttattcaagaagtaaagatgcagtctattgcttttgctgcaaattattttccaaaaagtccttaaaactggcagccgagggacagcgggattgggtcaacataggtgcactgctgaaacagcatgaaaacagtgaagatcattgtagcaacatggtgaaatggaaggaatttgccttgcgtctttcaaaggggaaaactattgattaatttaacttcagtagactgcgctctctttgtacaaagtaaacattaaatatgaacaattaactaaaaatgtaaactagtaattaaagactaataagtacaagactgatgagacaagatgactcttttactgtaaatacaaagctttatcacttggactgttcaaccccaggccactcttgtagctgaatgttttctacattttaagattaggaaccatatgtggcactctggacatcattcgttcattcattggtattatttatgttataaactgggccacccccatatctttataaatgacatgtaatttgtaaagacatgccaggctgacaataggataatgtaaacaacactgccagagccgcaatgagtttatagtaggtgtgtgaatgatcaacaatcaatattattggcagaaatagagggccccaaaatcaaattttgcttagggccccatggaggcttgggccggcactgtataaaagtagtgtatagttcaaactcgctgtatatctgtcagtagacttgatatGGAAATGGTAAAAACTACCACATGGCTGACGGGTAGAaaacgcagtcaaagtggaggcacgtaaataagaccgctctcAAAACGGTGGAAGCAGtgtctggggaatctgtggtgggttctcctatttctggggctgaggttgccgagggagTTAAaaagtggatgagatccgcccggagttccttatggCTCTGGATGCTGGTGGGCTGTCttagttgacaagactctgcaacatcgggcggtacctctggattggcagaccggggtggtggttcctctcgttaagaaggggaactggagggtgtgttccaactatcgtgggatcacacttctcagccttcccggtaaggtctattcaggtgtactggagaggaggttacgccggagagtcgaacctcggatacaggaggaacagtgtggttttcgtcctggttgtggaaatGTGGACAAGCtcaatactctcggcagggtcatagagggtgcatgggagtttgcccaaccagtctacatctgctttgtggacttggagaaggcattcgaccgtgcccccccaggaagtcctgtggggagtgctcaaagagtatggggtatcggactgtctgattgtggcagtccgctccctgtatgatcagtgtcagagcttggtccgcattgcagtaaatcagacccgtttccagtgagggttggactctgccaaggctgccctttgtcactgattctgttcataacttttatggacagaatttctaggctcagtcagggcgttgaggtttGGTGGCtaaaggattaggtctctgctttttgcagatgatgtggtcctgatggcttcatctggccaggatcttcaactctcactggatcggttcacagccgagtgtgaagcgactgagatgagaatcagcacctacaagtccatggttttcgcccgaaaaagggtggagtgtcatctccaggttggggaagagatcttgctccaagtggaggagttcaagtaccttggagtcttgttcacgagtgagggaagagtggatcgtgagatcgacaggcggatcggtgcggcgtcttcagtaatgcggacgctgtatcgatccgttgtggtgaagaaggagctgagccggaaggcaaagctctgaatttaacggtcgatttacgttcccatcctcacctatggtcatgagctttgggttatgaccgaaaggacaagatcacgggtacaagcggccgaaatgagtttcctccgccgggtggcagggctctcccttagagatagggtgagaagctctgccagatgaggtggttcgggcatctggtcaggatgccacccgatcgcctccctcgggaggtgtttagggcacgtccgaccggtaggaggccacggggaagactcaggacacgttgggaagactatgtctcccagctggcctttaaaagcctcgggatcccccgagaggagctggacgaagtagctggggagagggaagtctgggcttctctgctaaggctgcttcccccgcgacccgtcctcggaaaagcggaagaaaatggatgggatggatggatggacaaaacgGTGCAACGGtcaaaaatcaaaaaacaaaatctatgcaacattttgaccaaaataccatcattacatgttacgtagaccacaaggaagtgttttaaatcatAATAAGACCCCTTTAAGAGGCAGCGTCCTCTCTAGTTGACATTTGTGTTTCGCATAACAAggtaattttttaaatgaaatcttttttatttatttagttgtaaataattattaatatatatatatatatatatatatatatatatatatatatatattcatttcatttaaatatttattgaTTTTGTATTTAATTTCCTTTTTAATAAATGTACCTTTTATttataacaaaacatttttaacgaatatttatataatttgttttatttcaatcaatatatttttatttttaatacttttttctatttatttatgtctttatttatattaaaatatttaatataagtatgtatgtttgtttgcATTTGGTACATGTTAAAAATGGTTCTTAATATGGAATTTCAATGTATCTATTtttaatgtatgtatttttttttttaatagatgcaCTATTTTACTATACTAAAATAGTTTCTAGAATATTtatggattttaaaaaaaatgcaatccaTATTTTGTTCTCTAATACATGTTCTATGTattaaggacagattccagatgtccaaacaaaaaaaaaaagccaggcgTGCCTACAAACACGTGAAGCTAAGAAttaacagaagctatggcatggaacaaggaAACTTACTTGGAAACGGTGTGAcataaacaatgaagccaggccgactgactagcaaagacaagcttaaataatgcctctgattagtgctcgggaagcaggtgagcgggcgagcactaatcagagacaggtgaacacaatgagtcgccatggtgacaaaaacaaacaaggaagcgcagacggaactaaagaagtccaaaactaacagaacataactaaactaaacatgatccggaccacggatcatgacagaacatCTAATCTTTGTTTAGTATATCAGTTGATCAAATATGAAATTAAAATATCAGGAAGCCTCTTTATATAGAACACTAGTTATTCTTACTTTCTCTTCTTAGGGTCACGTGCGTGTGagagtgcgtgcgtgcgtgcgtgcgtgcgtgtgtgtgtgtgtgtgtgtgtgtgatttatcTCCTGCTGAGTCCACCGcctccacttcttcttctacagggTCTAATTCATGCAGTGGCAGCAATGATACGGTGGCGCGTGCTGAAATGGCATCATTGCATGGCGCTAACCCCAGCGTGCGCCCtctctcacacatacacacataaacacacaccaacacacgcacgcacacacaaacacacacacacacacacacttcctcccCCCCTGCTGACGGTGCGATGACGGGTATGATTTATCAGGCCCTCAAGCAGCCTCGTGTCAGTGACGGACTTGCAGATTTACACCGGGAAAGGGTCCAGTCTTGAGATGGTACACAATGAAGGTCACGAAAGTACAGTATATTACATCTGAAAAATTAAATAGCTCCTTTTTACTTAAACCAGTCACTCCAGTATTTAGCAGGCTTTTCTTTGTCACTGTTGGCCTAAAATGACTGAATTTACACtatttgaggcttttttttttggttttcaataatattgaatcaacttgtgattttattacatttgttatCACTGCATTAAGTGTTTCTTGTAACCTGAACTGTTGCGCTCATTTTTGAGAgatgatgagagattatcatcacacttcaacatttctaacaTGTACATTTTGCCTCTTTGCTAAgtcaaatgaaaatatgttcttaattgtcttaccatgaataaaataatgttaaataaatacattaagacaggaacaagcggtagaaaatggatggatggatggatggatggatgcatggatggatggatggatgtcaacaaATAAGGAAGTAAATGTTGTGTATACtccaacagtggtccccaaccaccgggtaccggtccgtggatcgattggtaccgggctacacaagaataataaaaaaaataataataataataaaaaataaaaaaattaataaaaaaaaatttaatttttttttttattaaatcaacataaaaaacacaagatacacttacaattagtgcaccaacccaaaaaacctccctcccccattcacactcattcgcacaaaagggttgtttctttctgttattatttctggttcctacattatatatcaatatagatcaatacagtctgcagggatacagtccgtaagcactcatgattgcatgtttttatgacaaaaacaaaacaaaaataacatttgtgaaagaatgggccgcttttaggagctcagtgatttccagctttgaactgtcataggatgccacctgtgcaacaaatacagtcgtgaaatttcctcgctctaaAATATCCTGGGTTTGGAAGttaccaggagaacggtacatttcggactgcattgggccgaatgtgaaatttggtggaggaggaatcagggtgtggggttgtttttaaggagtttggcttggccccttagttccggtgaaaggaactttgaatgatccagaatatcaaaacattttggacagttCCATGCTCACACCCttttgggaacagtttggagcgggccccttcctcttccaacatgactgtgcaccagtgcacaaagcaaggtccataaagacatgtatgacagagtctggtgtggatgaacttgactggcctgcacagagtcctgacctgaacccagtagaacacatttgggatgaattagaacggagattgagagccaggccttctccaccaacatcagtgcttTTGAaataatggtggaaaattcctataaatacaCTCCGCGACCTtattttagtgtgtttttttgtgcgctttgtgtgtgtgtgtgttaagggaGTCACTGAATTTGCAATGCCGTGACAGCGGAGTGGAATCGTAGCAATTTGACCGAGCGTCGGACTGCATCGACTTGATAAAAGGAGGCAGCAGGACGGTGCATGAGCACCGCATCGAAATGAGACATGAACCCACACAAAATATGCAGGCAGATTATATTAAAAGAGAAACTTACCTGCAATCAAACAATTCATGACAAAGGCAGGAAACCAGCAGTGATTCTTAAAAGTATACCCCATTGCAGCAAAAGCGACTTTTTAACCATATTCTAAcagtgatagatagatagatagatagatagatagatagatggatagatagatagatagatagatagatagatggatagatagatagatagatagatagatagatagatagatagatagatagatagatagatagatagatagatacatagtactttattgattcctgaaggagagttccctcaggaaaatttaaattccagcagcagtgtacaaaattgtaaaaagtaaaaagcaaataatgggggtataaatggaaacaaaatagaaaactattacaatagaattaaaaaaataaaaaaataaaaaaataaaataaaaagaaaaaaagcaacaatgagaataaaaatataacagtaaaataagaatataacaagagaaaccaggcagtagtgaccatgttatgaaaaagtattgcactgttattgttttgcaataATTTTTCTCTATGTAAATCTACAATCTCTCTTAGTTTGCTTCACTTATTAAAGAACACTTGTTTTTGAAGGTTTTTGAAGTTAAGGCAATGGTTGTGCGACATAAACCATATAAATTTGGCCTACGGTAGAGGTTTTAATTTAGTAAATCATGACAATGCATGTTGTTGACGCGTTTTAGTGTCGACAATCAATGACAGATGTGGCTAATTAGCGCGGCTAAGGTATCTCCATACTTCTAagttaatccattcatccattttctaccgcttgtcccttttggagcctatctcagctgcattaataATGCTGAAAATGATCTATAAATATATCTAAACATGCGACACACAGGCGGATACAATAAGCGATGCTAACcgcaaagctagcctaaataccaATTCAAAACAACATAAGTGCTTATTGCTCTTTAAAAGCAGACAGTAACcagatataaacaaaacaacaatatatcgtgatatacagtatattgttatCAAAAGAGGCTGTAATATTCAGTGGTACCTCGGGATTCAAGTGCCCCGATTTACGAGTTTTCCGGGATACGACCGGTTTCTCGGCTAATCGATATGATGTAAGTTGCGAACAAATATTTGCGTTATGAGCCTCCCCACCAATAGTTGGCGTAACGAATGTCACGGTGAACTCCGCAAGATCCGGCCAGAATATCCGATCTTACTCgctggcattagcttatagctagagatggacataactttgtttttccaagcatgggaaggaagacattgtgtgtgaaggacagtgccggGAAGAAGAATTTGAtgctattcattgaattaaacaaataaatcatCATAAACATGACAGAGCGTGTAATTAGttaacttggtgaagcagttggagcgtaGCACTGCTAGTCAGCTTCACAGTGAGGCAGAACGAGtcgataacgccagccaaggatgttaaaataatatctaaacatttatccattaaaatatggagaagctgctgatggtgtgtttgcagCTGGAATGAGATACCATAaatgtccactctccaaggtaaatgctgtaagttattattatattatttcatgaaactactgtacttgtttgtactactttctattgtattgtttttcataccattttttttttaactaaaagagTGTTAttcctttttaaaaggcatgtcacatgttaaaattGCAATGTTTTGGGGTGGCAAAGCACCGATTGAATAGATTTGAATTAATTTCAATGAGCGATGCTGAGTTTTTAGAGGAACCAGCTGTATTACAGGAACAATTCAACTGGTATCCCAAGGTACTATTGTACTGAATATTAGGAAATATAGATTTTAGACCATGTATCTGCCATCCTTAGCACAGGCTTCTCTGCACATCTTAAAACAAAGTTCTGCCCATTATCCGTCAGTCAGCTACACATATGTTTCTTTTATGTTGGCGTCTATAATATTGGACAAGTGCAGAGttacaatttatatatatttttttggtaacactttatttagtatagggaacatattccctagagatgtccaatagtatcggcctgccgatactatcggctgataaatgcgttaaaatttaatatcggacattatcggtatcgttttttttattatcggtatcgtttttatttatttatttatttatttattttaattattaaatcaattattaaaacacaagatacacacttctttctgttattaatattctggttcctacattatatatcaatatatatcaatacagtctgcaagggatacagtccgtaagcacacatgattgtgcgtgctgctggtccactaatagtactaacctttaacagttaattttactcattttaattatttactagtttctatgtaactgtttttatattgttttactttcttttttattcaagaaaatgtttttaatttatttatgttattttataaaaaaaattaaaaagtaccttatcttcaccatacctggttgtccaaattaggcataataatgttttaattccacgactgcatatatcggttgatatcggtatcggtaattaaagagttggacaatatcggaatatcggcaaaaagccattatcggacatacctaatattcaccattaattagttgcttattaacatgcaaattagtaacatattggctcttaatgagtcattattaagtacttcttaatgcattattctgcatggtcttattatacaaccagtaagccattaactaagagtcttccctcagtaAGGTTGGggttcttagaatatgttctcctagtgtgcaaataactctaagttaagtctttgttacttagaatatgttccccatactaaagtgttacctttctTTTGTCAGATTAcacattttgtggaaaaaaattgCCATGTTGTGCAAaacaacgtccactgcagaggacgtttgttctcaggaggatatgtgAAAAGTGGATATTGTGcacatttaaaagaaaaaggtTTGCACTCACCGCACTGCTGCAGGGAATATCTTTGACCTTGAGCCAAGCCAGGTCCAAGGTGCCCTCGCCCCTGTAGCACGACTGCAGCCTGTCTTTGATTTTTTCATTGATCTCCCGCAGGGAGAAGACGCACAACGCCGAGTCTTGGAATTCCTGCCGCGGCCGCCTCTTCTGTCCCTTGGAGAACACGGCGAACAGCACGTCGTCGTCCGGCGCCACGTCCAGCGAGCGCGCCAAGTTGGCGCCGGCTTTGGACAGGTAGGCCGCCTCCAGCAGTCGGTAATCCACATTGCCGCTCACGCATCCGATGGGCACCTCCACGTAGGAGTGGAAGGCGGTGTCTGCTTTGCAGAGGCGGACTATCTTGGAGGTGTAGACCTGCTCTTTACCGGCCGAGGAGGACCCGGTGGTGGGGCCGCCCCCCATTTCGGGCTGCAGCGTCAGGAAGTAGACAAAGTTTCCACTGGCGAAGCCgtaaatgtaatagatgtcaaagTCCGGTATGACGGTGAAGGTGTCTGAGGGGATCTTAATCATGGAGGCCACAAACTCATCGTGAAAGACGTAGGCGAACATTCCATCCTCCTCAGAGTTCCTGGCCAGCTTGCGGCTGGAGATGGTGGGGAAGTACTCCGGCTTGCCGTCCACCGCCGTGGCTACGAACAACATGTCCGGGGAGGCGTTGCCGTAGGAGACGATGACGCCAAACACAGAGCCGCTCTCGTTGACACCGGAGAGGTAGTGTTCCTTCTTGTGGAAGGGCTCCCCGAGCTTGAAGAGGTCGTCCAGGCGCAGCAGTTTGCAGATGCCCTGGTAGAGGCTGCCGCACGCCAGGAGACGGTTTTCCCGGTAGTCCATCAGCAGCATCTTGTTGACGTTGTTGGTGAGCGTGAGGGGCTCGCTGCACGGCTGGACGATGCGGGGCGGGTAGCACTTGCGGTTGTCTTCGTCCGGCCCGGTTTGGTGCGACACCTGCACCTCCAAGCCGGGCGACAGTTTATAGATGCGATTCACGGCTCCCAGGTAAACGTTGCCGTTGCGATAGTCCACCGTCAAATGGTTAAACGTCCACTCGGGGTTCTCGGCGCGGAACGAGGCGTACCCTTCCTCCTCGATGGACGCCGTGATGACCTGGGAGGCCGAGCCGTGGGCCTGCGACGCTCGCGCCGCCGTCTTCGGCGTCACAAGCGGCGCCAAGGTGGAGAAGAAGCAGCATAGGAAAAAGCAGGTCCGTGTCCTCACGGCGTGGGACGTCATGGCTGCGGCAAAGAGCGGGAAGGAGGCACGGTCCACGAGATCAAGCCTCTTTAGAGATGGAGGGCATCATGCACCTGGAAGAAAGGAACATTTTAGCAACAGAATCAATGTTTGGATCAAGGTGAACAAGAGGAACTCATCAGCAAAGCTGCATGCACCTCAGAGCGCCACCTTCTGGAATTCATTCTACCCTCAAGAGCGGCAATTTGCAACCTTTGGCAGTTTCTCTCTGGTCTCCCAATGGGGCGCATCACCTGCTGACTGCGTCACTTTCTCTTTGAAACAGCAGCCCCGGCACATAAAGCACGCACGACTTACAACAATTAGGAAGAAAACGCTGGCGCCGGCAGAAATGAGCTCACTGATTCGTCACGAGGTCATTGACGTGACGCAAACAATGACATTCTGCATGTGGAAATCAGCCATGCTGGATTACTTTtaactcatttatttatttataactccATTTAAATCCAAAAGTCGGtagatattagtgttgtcccgataccaatattatttcggtacttttcaatatttttctatataaaggggaccacaaaaaattgcattattgtctttattttaacaaaaaaaattacagtacattaaacatatgtttattattgcaagtttgtccttaaataaaatagtgaacatactaggcaacttgtcttttattagtaagtaaacaaacaa encodes:
- the plxna4 gene encoding plexin-A4 isoform X2; translated protein: MTSHAVRTRTCFFLCCFFSTLAPLVTPKTAARASQAHGSASQVITASIEEEGYASFRAENPEWTFNHLTVDYRNGNVYLGAVNRIYKLSPGLEVQVSHQTGPDEDNRKCYPPRIVQPCSEPLTLTNNVNKMLLMDYRENRLLACGSLYQGICKLLRLDDLFKLGEPFHKKEHYLSGVNESGSVFGVIVSYGNASPDMLFVATAVDGKPEYFPTISSRKLARNSEEDGMFAYVFHDEFVASMIKIPSDTFTVIPDFDIYYIYGFASGNFVYFLTLQPEMGGGPTTGSSSAGKEQVYTSKIVRLCKADTAFHSYVEVPIGCVSGNVDYRLLEAAYLSKAGANLARSLDVAPDDDVLFAVFSKGQKRRPRQEFQDSALCVFSLREINEKIKDRLQSCYRGEGTLDLAWLKVKDIPCSSALLTIDDDFCGLDMNAPLGVSEMVQGKSLFSDANDKMTSVVAYVYKNHSLVFVGTKSGRVKKVCKQALIIFVFHMNNVQYCLVFIQQ